A stretch of DNA from Hippopotamus amphibius kiboko isolate mHipAmp2 chromosome 5, mHipAmp2.hap2, whole genome shotgun sequence:
TTCTAAGATGAACCAAAGCCAGATCTAAGAGAACCTGTTAGCACTGTGTCCTGGGGAGCCCTTGGCTGAGGGTAGGGTTGTGGGGTCCTAGACTCTTCCAGCAGGAAGGAGTatcctcctccctgtccctgcaTCCACACTGCCATCCCAGTAACAGGTGACTTTGTTCCCCTGTCCAGGTCCCTCATTGCCTGGACATCTTCATTTCTAACTTGGACCTGGGTAGTAATGAGGAGGCAGCTGACGATGGCCGTCTATTGCCCTTTGCTGGTTGTGCTGGGCAAAGCACTTTACACGCATTATCTCAGTAAATCTCAACACCCCTGTGAGGTGGATACTGTCACCGTCTCCCTTTTATCCAGAGGGAAGCCGAGACCCAGAGAAAGCTTGCTGCCCAGTGTTAAACTGCAAGTGGCAGAATTTGATCCACCATGGGAGGCACCAGGCCCCTGCTCTTAAACACTAAGCTGAAATGCCTTTCTCTAAAAAGCATTTGTGGTTACTTGAGATAACATGTTTTAAGTCCTGGTGTAGGTGGAGTTGTAGAGGAGTGGTCACATGTACCACATAATCCCCAGGCGGGTGGGTGGTGCTGTGATGGGCAGTGGGTAATGTcagcctcctccccacacctCTGGGGAGTTGCTAGTCAGGGCGGGTTATTGCCCCCTGTAGGTGCTAATGAGAAGGGAAGTGGAAATTAAGTGGAAAGAACAGCAAGGGATAGGCTGGGAGAAGCTTCAGGAGGCTGAAGCTGGGAATTACCCCCCTCCTAATGTAGGATGGACTTCCCAGAGAAATGCACTTACTATCTGAGAAGAGATGTTctagaagacaaaacaaaaacaaaaacaaaacaaacaaaaacccaacatgTGGTCTGCCCAGAGTGCACATAAATCAGAGGTCATCACTACCTTGGGGACTGATTTACCAAAGggttagtttttatttctaatgaaTAACCTCTGCCTTTTATTTAGCAATAGACCTTCAaacatcttcatttctctgggtccTTGTGATAATGCAGGGAAGGGTAGGGCATTACTATTCCCACTGCAAAGAAGAAACTGgacttgaaaaaattaaagatcacTTTTAGGTGTCTTAAAAAATCCACCAATATGTGCTATGCCCAGACATCAGACCAAATTAGTCCAGGACTAAAATGAATGGAATGTGCCTCCCCgttccttttcattctgtttgggTTTCGTTGTCTTGGGTGTGTGCTTGCCATGTCTGTCCCAGGTGAGTGGATGACCTACGGCGGGAAGGGGTGAGCACCCTGCGGATAGGTAGGAGAGACCACTGGGTGGAAAAGCATGAAGTCAGTGCACAGTCAAGCTTAGAATGTCTTTAGAAACCTATTTGTAAGGTTGCCAACTCTTTTGATGTATCTGCCTCCATCTTTAGGAAttggtgggggaagggtggcCAGTCTTTGGCTTCTGTTGCCTGTGCCTCCCTGGGAGCTCCAACCCTTTCATGATCTGCAAATCACCCTCACTGTGCCTGTGAAACAGGCCACCCTTTCCAGTGAGAAGACAAAGCCTGGCAAGCTGACTTGCTCCAGGGCCACAGGGTGGGTGGAAGCCCAGGGTTTCTGTCAGAAAGCTTGGCCTTAGACTGcatgtgtgaggagagagaggagaaagagacaaTCTCATCCAAGCTTTATCAGTTGCTGTCTGGAGTGTTTTGACAGGGAGCAGCAGAACAGTGATTTTTGGAGGTTGGGCTTTGCAGTTGGGCTTATTCTTGGCTTTGCCACGTTCTAAGAATGATACCTCAGGCAGgtaatttaacctctctgagcctcagttttcctcatctctaaaatgggttcAATAACATTCCCAGCTCATAGGGTTGGGGTGAGGATTGAGACCATTTGTATAAGGTAAGGGCTCAGTCATGAGCTATGGTTGTTGATACACCAACTGAGGCTGCAGGAGGCCCCCACTCACctgcttccttttgcttttttctcaccTAGATGTCGAAGTGGATGGACAGAATTGGACCTTTGCTTTTGACTTCTCCTTCCTGGGCCAAGAAGAGGATCTGGCATGGGCCGAGCTCCGGTTGCAGCTGTCCAGCCCTGTGGCCCTTCCTCCTGATGTCCCGCTCTCCATTGAGATTTTCCACCAGATGAAGCTGGATGAAGATAAGGACCCGCCCGACTGCCTGGAACGTCTTCAGATGGACCTGTTCACTGTCTCTCTGTCCCAGGTTACCTTTTCCTCGGGCAGCATGGTCCTAGAGGTGACCAGGCCCCTCTCCAAGTGGCTGAAGCACCCCAGGGAGCTGAGAGAGCAGATGTCCAGTTTGGCTGGAGAGTGTTGGCGGCGGCCTCCCACACCGCCTGTCACTGATGTGCTTCTCATGCTCTATTCCAACCTTTCCCCAGAGCGCAGGCGGCTGGGTGGCTCCACCCTGCTGTGGGAAGCTGAGAGCTCCTGGCGGGTCCAGGAGGGACAGCTCTCCCgggagaggggcaggaggcaCCGTCGATATCACTTGCAGGACAGAAGCCAACTGTGCAGGAAGGTCAAGTTCCAGGTGGACTTCAACCTGATCGGATGGGGCTCCTGGATCATCTACCCCAAGCAGTACAACGCCTATCGCTGTGAGGGCGAGTGTCCTAACCCCGTGGGGGAAGAGTTCCATCCAACCAACCACGCATACATCCAGGTGTGATGccaaggcaggggaggggaggcagtaaGCTGTGGGGGAGAAGTGTCCTTACTACGAGATCAGGGGGACAGGACTCTGGCTTTGCTGTTAAGTTACTGTGTTCATTCATGCACAGTTATTCGAGCACCTACAGTGTGCCAGGTTCTATGCTAGGTTTTAAGGATATAGCGGTGACCAACGATAACATCCTCAGAGAGCCTACGTAGAGTCATAACCTGTTGGGTAGCCTTGAACACATTGCTTTCCTGGGACTTTTTCCTTCTGTCATAAAATTAGGGGTGGGGCGTGTAGACTGGAGGGTCTCatttcctccctctgccctgacGTTCTAGGAATGGAAGTTTAGAATTTCGAGTTTGGGAATAGAcaggcctgggtttaaatcctacTCAGCTGTGTGATATTGATCGAGTTGCTTActctgtctgagcctcagttttctcacctgtaaaatggggatagcaaCACCATATTTCGTAGGGCTGTTGCAGGGTTATATGAGATGATACACATACTGTGTGTGTAGTATCAATAGTTAGCAGATAACAGCTATGATGTTGTATTATCATTACTAGAAATCTGTAATTCATTCATGCAATGGGGGCCACGTTTATGAGGACAAGGTAGAGATAATACAGTTCCAGCCACTGTACTTTTGCTGCTTAAAAACAGGAGTTGGACATCCATTTTGCAGTAGTAAAGCCAGAGGTACCACCAGGTGCCACTAATCAGCCTATGGTCTAGAAGGTGGTGGAGAGAGAGGAATGGAAGGAAAATGAGATGGAGAAAGCAGAGAATAGGGCCTAATACGGTGGTCCTGACCGGCGCTCAAAGGTCATATGGGAccaaagtgtttttattttactctgtGAAACCTAGACTGAGAATCTCTTGGACCTGTAGTACATCCTCCATGACAAGCCTCAAGCAGGgttcagaggctctggggagcatGTGAGCTGAGCTCACACAAGGGAGGCTGTGGTGGGGGCCCTATAGGACCCGTCCTGGGCACAGGCCCTCCTGAGCCTCTCCCAGGCCCCACTTCAGTCCACCAGCTGACCTGCAGCATGATCGGAGGGAACTACAAAGATCCAGATAGTCCCAGTCACCAAATCTAACACTGATCTGAAAAGCCACTGCTGGACCTCAGGGACAGGGCCCAGTTCCAGAATGCCAAGGGCTTGTTACATTTTCTCCCACTGACTCTGTTTGCTCTTCTCTGGGCAACAAAGCAAATCCCACAAGAATTTCCACATGACTCTTCTGCTTCATATTTCTGGAACTAAACCAGGAGCTTCTTGGAATGTTTTTAAAGTTGGTATTCACTCTAGACTAGAACAGTAGGAGAACATATGTTAGGTACTGCTCTACCTAGATATTGCTTTTAGAATCTTCTGTTTaaaggctgtttaaaaaaaagttattttagatATTAGAGTTGATGATGTATTGGCATTCTGATTTCTTTATGaaaagaatttctattttttgcaCCCAGAAACTGATTTTAACTCTCTGTAACTTTTTCACCGCTTACCCAGAAATGATACCATTCTGACCTGACCATTGGGATGTGAATTAACCCCCCTCTTCTCCCTTTCACAGAGTCTGCTGAAACGGTACCAACCCCACCGAGTCCCTTCCACCTGTTGTGCCCCAGTAAAGACCAAGCCCTTGAGTATGCTGTACGTAGACAATGGCCGAGTCCTCCTAGACCATCATAAAGATATGATCGTGGAAGAATGTGGGTGCCTTTGAGGGGCTCCTGCAGGTGTGTTGGATTTGCCTGTACCCTGGAAGGTTGGGAAGCTCCTGGAAGACATGAACACCATCTAATCCA
This window harbors:
- the NODAL gene encoding nodal homolog, encoding MHAHRLRLFLLYAWWALLQAGAAMVAPIPLRTWGQPSSPSPLAYMLSLYREPLPRADIIRSLQAQDVEVDGQNWTFAFDFSFLGQEEDLAWAELRLQLSSPVALPPDVPLSIEIFHQMKLDEDKDPPDCLERLQMDLFTVSLSQVTFSSGSMVLEVTRPLSKWLKHPRELREQMSSLAGECWRRPPTPPVTDVLLMLYSNLSPERRRLGGSTLLWEAESSWRVQEGQLSRERGRRHRRYHLQDRSQLCRKVKFQVDFNLIGWGSWIIYPKQYNAYRCEGECPNPVGEEFHPTNHAYIQSLLKRYQPHRVPSTCCAPVKTKPLSMLYVDNGRVLLDHHKDMIVEECGCL